The following coding sequences are from one Lysinibacillus sp. FSL W8-0992 window:
- the folD gene encoding bifunctional methylenetetrahydrofolate dehydrogenase/methenyltetrahydrofolate cyclohydrolase FolD, whose protein sequence is MSSAIINGKEIGQEIRNSVAERVARLKEQGLTPGLAVVLVGDNQASATYVRNKQKSCEAIGMFSELIKLPEETTQEELLVQIELLNNREDIHGILVQLPLPKHIDENIVIATIAVEKDVDGFSPVSVGKMMLGQETFLPCTPFGVMKLLEYSGIEIAGKHAVIVGRSHIVGKPMGQLLLQKDATVTYTHSKTPDLPSFTKQADILIAAVGRANFITKEHVKEGAVVIDVGINRDENNKLCGDVNFTEVDGIASHITPVPGGVGPMTITMLLFNTVQAAEIKLANKMK, encoded by the coding sequence ATGTCAAGTGCAATTATTAATGGTAAAGAGATTGGTCAAGAAATTCGAAATTCAGTAGCAGAGCGCGTTGCTCGATTAAAAGAGCAAGGATTAACACCAGGCTTAGCAGTTGTTCTAGTTGGGGACAACCAAGCTTCGGCTACATATGTGAGAAATAAGCAAAAATCTTGTGAAGCAATCGGGATGTTTTCAGAGCTAATTAAGCTACCTGAGGAAACTACACAAGAAGAGCTTTTAGTGCAAATTGAATTATTAAATAATCGTGAAGATATTCATGGGATTTTAGTACAATTACCACTGCCAAAACATATTGATGAGAATATTGTTATAGCTACAATCGCTGTTGAAAAAGACGTTGATGGCTTCTCGCCCGTAAGCGTTGGGAAGATGATGCTTGGCCAGGAAACATTTTTACCATGTACACCGTTTGGCGTGATGAAGCTTCTTGAATATTCAGGGATTGAAATCGCAGGTAAGCATGCAGTAATTGTTGGTAGAAGTCATATTGTTGGCAAACCGATGGGCCAACTATTATTACAAAAAGATGCAACAGTGACATATACACATTCAAAAACACCGGATTTACCTTCATTCACAAAACAGGCGGATATTCTAATTGCAGCGGTTGGTCGTGCTAATTTTATTACAAAAGAGCATGTCAAAGAAGGGGCTGTTGTTATTGATGTCGGTATTAACCGTGATGAAAACAACAAACTTTGCGGAGATGTAAACTTTACAGAGGTTGACGGTATTGCATCTCATATTACACCAGTTCCAGGCGGTGTAGGACCGATGACAATCACAATGTTACTCTTCAACACAGTGCAAGCGGCAGAAATAAAACTTGCAAATAAAATGAAGTAA